A region of Haloplanus sp. XH21 DNA encodes the following proteins:
- a CDS encoding MFS transporter, which yields MIRKTLSGVRNGNEWILLTVSFAWLLGLGVRLIYPAVLPFIRTEYGMGLTMAGAVLTLLWLGYGLMQFPGGLLADRVGERNVLVGSIAIAIAGVSLVVLAPAVEAFFAGTLLVGIGVGLYGTTRVTVLVDVYPRHAGTAMGINQAAGNVGTSVLPALAGVLATSLSWRWGFGLLIPLFAVTIVGLWITVPEVTSTESASEPLSRASLVRAARAVGQRSTGYATVSMLLISFVYQSFTGFYPTYLVLEKSFSESQAATFLGVFFASGILVQPLAGALSDAIGPQRTLGGFLSVVVVCLVGLPWIDGTAPLLVLSVLASSLLSFWPVANAYVVQTVDDAHQGTTVGVVRTIYLTLATTGPIFAGALADRDMFDSVFLILAGVTLLAAVVCLAYPSLDD from the coding sequence ATGATTAGGAAGACACTCAGCGGGGTGCGAAACGGTAACGAGTGGATACTGCTGACGGTGTCGTTCGCCTGGCTGCTCGGCCTCGGCGTGCGACTCATCTACCCTGCAGTCCTCCCGTTCATCAGAACCGAGTACGGAATGGGCCTCACGATGGCCGGCGCGGTGCTGACGCTGCTCTGGCTCGGCTACGGACTGATGCAGTTCCCCGGCGGACTGCTGGCCGACCGCGTCGGCGAGCGGAACGTTCTAGTCGGGAGCATCGCCATCGCCATCGCCGGCGTCTCGCTCGTCGTGCTGGCGCCGGCAGTGGAGGCGTTTTTCGCGGGGACGCTGCTCGTGGGCATCGGCGTCGGTCTCTACGGTACGACCCGGGTGACCGTCCTGGTCGACGTCTATCCGCGACACGCCGGGACGGCGATGGGAATCAACCAGGCGGCCGGCAACGTCGGGACATCCGTCCTGCCCGCGCTGGCGGGCGTCCTGGCCACCTCGCTGTCGTGGCGCTGGGGGTTCGGGCTGTTGATTCCCCTCTTTGCGGTGACCATCGTCGGCCTCTGGATCACCGTCCCCGAGGTCACGTCGACGGAGTCGGCGTCCGAACCGCTCTCGCGCGCGTCCCTGGTTCGCGCCGCGCGCGCGGTTGGCCAGCGGTCGACCGGCTACGCGACAGTCAGTATGCTCCTCATCTCCTTCGTCTATCAGTCGTTCACCGGGTTCTATCCCACGTATCTCGTGCTCGAAAAGTCGTTCAGCGAGAGCCAGGCCGCGACGTTTCTTGGCGTGTTTTTCGCGTCAGGCATCCTCGTCCAACCCCTCGCCGGCGCGTTGAGCGATGCGATCGGCCCCCAGCGGACCCTCGGGGGGTTCCTGTCGGTGGTCGTCGTCTGTCTCGTCGGGCTTCCGTGGATAGACGGCACGGCGCCACTCCTCGTCCTCTCCGTTCTCGCGAGTTCGCTCCTGTCGTTCTGGCCCGTCGCCAACGCGTACGTGGTCCAGACCGTCGACGACGCCCACCAAGGGACGACCGTCGGTGTCGTGCGGACGATTTATCTGACGCTCGCGACGACGGGGCCGATTTTTGCCGGCGCGCTGGCGGACCGCGACATGTTCGACAGCGTATTTCTCATCCTCGCAGGGGTGACGTTGCTGGCCGCCGTCGTCTGCCTCGCGTACCCCTCGCTCGACGACTGA
- the argH gene encoding argininosuccinate lyase, which produces MANESQFHSRLDEGPADEYVENLRKPEFELLKEHFFDPLFTLNRAHVIMLEENDLLDSETAAEIMDVFDRIEAEGVDDSISGADHSDIHFYVEEYLIEELGGEKGGILQTGRSRTDVYDAAGRIVLRERLLSMIDNLVTLRAAVLNLAAESTETVMTGYTHSQPAQPITLSHYLLSFDNVLGRDFERLKRAYDLTNDCPLGSAVMGGTGFDIDRDRLAELSGYEGLCFNTYDATASMDFVPESASAAAILMTNISRVSRDLIEWGTTEFDVIEISDGFASVSSMMPQKKNPYTLEKLRTEASDTIGAANSSLVHLKAAPYGDVSEVAKYAPVPLVQESDEIERMLRLLAGVIDTLEVDEEALRQSAAENFCTMTEVADTLVRAEDLSFRQAHEIVGTMVRGALEADRTADELTLANLNQAARSVVGAETSLTADEFQQAIDPMVNVERRDIPGGTAPSRNEEELEARREHLEAHEAWVSGAYETLDDAEAMRRDRADELIEEYL; this is translated from the coding sequence ATGGCGAACGAGAGCCAATTCCACAGCCGGTTAGATGAGGGTCCAGCGGACGAATACGTCGAAAATCTCCGCAAGCCGGAGTTCGAACTCCTCAAGGAGCATTTCTTCGATCCCCTTTTCACGCTAAATCGGGCGCACGTGATTATGCTCGAGGAGAACGACCTCCTCGACTCCGAAACGGCTGCAGAAATCATGGACGTGTTCGACCGGATCGAAGCCGAAGGCGTCGACGACTCCATCTCCGGCGCCGACCACTCGGACATCCACTTCTACGTCGAGGAGTACCTCATCGAGGAACTGGGCGGTGAGAAAGGAGGCATCCTCCAGACTGGCCGCAGTCGCACCGACGTGTACGACGCTGCGGGTCGCATCGTCCTCCGGGAACGACTGCTGTCGATGATCGACAACCTCGTGACACTCCGGGCGGCGGTACTGAATCTCGCGGCGGAATCCACCGAGACGGTGATGACGGGGTACACGCACAGCCAGCCCGCACAGCCGATCACGCTGTCGCATTACCTGTTGTCGTTCGACAACGTTCTCGGTCGCGACTTCGAGCGACTCAAGCGGGCCTACGACCTCACCAACGACTGTCCGCTCGGGAGCGCGGTTATGGGCGGAACCGGCTTCGATATCGACCGCGATCGGTTGGCCGAGCTCAGCGGCTACGAGGGACTCTGTTTCAACACGTACGACGCGACGGCGTCGATGGACTTCGTCCCCGAGTCGGCGTCGGCCGCTGCGATACTGATGACGAACATCAGTCGGGTCTCCCGCGACCTCATCGAGTGGGGCACCACCGAGTTCGATGTCATCGAAATCAGCGACGGCTTCGCCTCGGTGAGTAGCATGATGCCACAGAAGAAAAACCCCTACACGCTGGAGAAGCTGCGAACCGAGGCGAGCGACACTATCGGCGCCGCGAACAGCTCGCTCGTCCACCTGAAGGCGGCGCCCTACGGTGACGTCAGCGAGGTAGCGAAGTATGCCCCCGTCCCGCTCGTACAGGAGTCGGACGAGATCGAGCGGATGCTTCGTTTGCTGGCGGGTGTCATCGACACGCTAGAAGTCGACGAGGAGGCTCTCCGCCAGAGCGCCGCCGAGAACTTCTGCACGATGACCGAGGTCGCCGACACGCTGGTGCGAGCGGAGGATCTGTCGTTCCGCCAGGCCCACGAAATCGTCGGAACCATGGTCCGCGGGGCACTCGAAGCCGACCGTACTGCGGACGAGTTGACCCTCGCGAACCTCAATCAGGCTGCACGGAGCGTCGTCGGCGCCGAGACATCGCTCACCGCCGACGAGTTCCAGCAGGCGATCGATCCGATGGTCAACGTCGAGCGCCGCGACATCCCCGGCGGGACCGCCCCGAGCCGCAACGAGGAGGAACTCGAAGCGCGGCGCGAGCATCTCGAAGCACACGAGGCCTGGGTGTCGGGCGCCTACGAGACGCTAGACGACGCGGAAGCCATGCGTCGGGACCGCGCCGACGAACTCATCGAGGAGTATCTCTGA
- a CDS encoding TRAP transporter large permease: MNEILLITAVFLGGLFLLYGLGVPVGFAMVIAGIFSWIAFDSVNYAVISNQMLFGLDSFPLLAIPFYVFLGRLMNSMGMTKRIFRFASALVGQFRGGIAYINIVASMFFAGMSGLATADVAGLGRIEYTAMRDYGYDKSTAIGVTGMSSLIGPIIPPSVPIIIYALLAEESIGSLFLAGVVPGILLGLCLMLFVFILSYFRGFEAGEPFELREAWESFKGAFLALITPLLIIGGILLGYFTATEAGAIAVVYTVLVGMFVYQEITVRSLLREARDSMIETCALTFLLAAATFYGLVALQLRIPIVLTESILGVSSDPLIVMFLLVGLFLLVGTFMGATAAITILTPILIGLVETVGIDTVHFGIVMVLTLLLGTLTPPFGTILFVLEKVTDAELEEIMKAVVPFYIPMVVVILLIIFFPEIATFLPRQLLG, translated from the coding sequence ATGAATGAGATTCTGCTGATTACGGCCGTGTTCCTCGGGGGCTTGTTCCTCCTGTACGGGCTCGGTGTCCCCGTCGGCTTCGCGATGGTCATCGCCGGCATCTTCAGCTGGATCGCCTTCGACTCGGTCAACTACGCGGTCATCAGCAACCAGATGCTGTTCGGCCTCGACAGCTTTCCGCTGCTCGCCATCCCCTTCTACGTGTTCCTCGGCCGACTGATGAACTCGATGGGGATGACGAAACGCATCTTCCGGTTCGCCTCGGCCCTCGTCGGCCAGTTCCGGGGTGGTATTGCGTACATCAACATCGTCGCGAGCATGTTCTTCGCCGGCATGTCAGGGCTCGCAACGGCGGACGTTGCGGGGCTCGGCCGCATCGAATACACGGCGATGCGCGACTACGGGTACGACAAATCCACGGCGATCGGTGTAACCGGGATGTCCTCGCTCATCGGGCCCATCATCCCGCCCAGCGTCCCGATTATCATCTACGCACTCCTCGCCGAGGAGTCTATCGGGAGTCTCTTTCTGGCGGGCGTCGTGCCCGGCATCCTGCTGGGGCTCTGTCTCATGCTGTTCGTCTTCATCCTGTCGTACTTCCGGGGATTCGAAGCGGGCGAACCCTTCGAACTTCGGGAGGCGTGGGAGAGCTTCAAAGGTGCGTTTCTGGCGCTCATCACGCCGCTACTCATCATCGGTGGCATCCTCCTCGGGTATTTCACAGCGACCGAGGCCGGTGCGATAGCGGTCGTGTACACCGTTCTGGTCGGAATGTTCGTCTACCAGGAGATCACCGTCCGGAGTCTGCTCCGGGAGGCCAGAGACAGCATGATCGAGACGTGCGCGCTGACGTTCCTGCTCGCAGCGGCCACCTTCTACGGGCTCGTCGCGCTGCAGCTGCGCATCCCCATCGTGCTGACCGAGTCGATTCTCGGCGTGTCGAGCGACCCGCTCATCGTGATGTTCCTGCTCGTCGGGCTCTTCCTGCTCGTCGGGACGTTCATGGGCGCGACGGCGGCCATCACCATCCTCACGCCGATCCTCATCGGCCTCGTCGAAACCGTCGGCATCGACACCGTCCACTTCGGTATCGTGATGGTCCTCACGCTGTTGCTCGGGACGCTGACGCCTCCCTTTGGGACCATTCTGTTCGTCCTCGAGAAGGTAACCGATGCCGAACTGGAGGAGATCATGAAGGCGGTCGTGCCGTTCTACATTCCCATGGTCGTGGTCATCTTGCTGATCATCTTCTTCCCCGAGATAGCCACGTTCCTCCCGAGACAACTGCTCGGGTAA
- a CDS encoding TRAP transporter small permease, whose translation MSVRQDGLLDTVPLYVTTGMFLLTIVLATVQVLVRQLPIQIEFLFWTEPLARYLLIVMTYLGTAIAVRNDENVKIDLLQRWLQGVNPTLYHLLRILVSAFVLYFVYALFRGALLGAQGAWSSGTNLPHLSYGMIHAMIAVSTILMGIYTLFDLSTSVPALVARLRGQDGSTTVADMTADEPDAEMDANEASTRAKEMMGLSGDSESADGTDSEDQSSRDQR comes from the coding sequence TTGTCGGTACGACAAGACGGACTACTCGACACCGTCCCGCTGTACGTGACGACAGGTATGTTCCTGTTGACCATCGTGCTGGCGACGGTACAGGTGCTTGTTCGGCAACTCCCCATCCAGATCGAGTTCCTGTTCTGGACCGAGCCTCTCGCTCGCTATCTGCTCATCGTCATGACGTATCTGGGCACTGCAATCGCCGTTCGAAACGACGAGAACGTCAAGATCGATCTCCTCCAGCGATGGCTCCAGGGAGTCAACCCCACTCTGTATCATCTCCTCCGGATACTCGTCTCGGCGTTCGTCCTGTACTTCGTCTACGCGCTGTTCCGGGGAGCGCTCCTCGGCGCCCAGGGCGCGTGGTCCTCGGGGACGAACCTCCCGCACCTGAGCTACGGGATGATACACGCGATGATCGCCGTCAGCACCATCTTGATGGGCATCTACACCCTGTTCGACCTCTCTACCTCCGTACCGGCCCTCGTCGCGAGGCTCAGGGGCCAAGACGGGAGTACCACCGTCGCGGACATGACGGCCGACGAGCCGGATGCGGAGATGGACGCGAACGAGGCGTCGACACGGGCGAAGGAGATGATGGGACTCTCGGGCGACTCGGAGTCTGCGGACGGGACCGACTCCGAGGACCAATCATCACGTGATCAACGATGA
- a CDS encoding TRAP transporter substrate-binding protein: MTIASNFVEDHVLVQSAQKFKEDIESETDGRFSVEISPGGAYGSASEITELTRDGGVDGSVQGTAPFDQYTPGYFFFQNPFVPKDYDHILRIMDHDLFQPAYEKLRSEGNQRQVGNVIYRGTRQTVTKEGWGPIRSVDDLEGLQPRITPWETWQRTWRATGVDPVAIDWPEVYTALETGTADAAEAPPESLRSASIYEVVDYLSQTDNLTTVGSMFVREEFYQGLDETYQDLVDELALSASEYGTEMAMEEEQTHYDFFEEQGIEIVPREEIDRGSIVDAAASAIEELFAERWESDYETIQSI; the protein is encoded by the coding sequence ATGACGATCGCCAGCAACTTCGTGGAGGACCACGTCCTGGTCCAGTCCGCACAGAAGTTCAAAGAGGACATCGAAAGCGAGACCGACGGCCGGTTCTCGGTGGAGATTTCGCCTGGCGGCGCGTACGGGTCGGCGTCCGAGATCACGGAACTGACACGCGACGGCGGCGTCGACGGCTCCGTGCAGGGAACGGCGCCGTTCGACCAGTACACGCCCGGCTACTTCTTCTTCCAGAACCCCTTCGTTCCGAAGGACTACGACCACATCCTTCGCATCATGGACCACGACCTCTTCCAGCCCGCATACGAGAAACTGCGGTCGGAAGGAAACCAGCGACAGGTCGGGAACGTCATCTACCGCGGGACGCGCCAGACCGTCACCAAGGAGGGCTGGGGTCCGATTCGGAGCGTCGACGATCTGGAGGGGCTGCAGCCGCGGATCACGCCGTGGGAGACGTGGCAGCGCACCTGGCGAGCGACTGGCGTCGACCCCGTCGCAATCGACTGGCCAGAAGTGTACACCGCACTGGAGACGGGCACCGCCGACGCCGCCGAAGCGCCGCCCGAGTCGCTCCGCTCGGCGTCAATCTACGAGGTCGTCGACTACCTGAGCCAGACGGACAACCTCACGACCGTCGGGAGCATGTTCGTCAGAGAGGAGTTCTATCAGGGCCTCGACGAGACCTATCAGGACCTCGTCGACGAGCTGGCGCTCAGCGCCTCGGAATACGGCACCGAAATGGCGATGGAAGAGGAACAGACCCACTACGACTTCTTCGAGGAGCAGGGTATCGAAATCGTGCCCCGCGAAGAGATCGATCGGGGGTCGATAGTCGACGCCGCCGCGTCCGCCATCGAGGAGCTGTTCGCGGAGCGGTGGGAGTCCGACTACGAGACGATCCAGTCGATCTAG
- a CDS encoding DUF7554 family protein, whose translation MNRGSIDVEDLLKLVLILVVVWLALSVVEQAFDIVFGLFGFLQPLIGLLIAIVIILWLLDRI comes from the coding sequence ATGAACCGTGGCTCCATCGACGTGGAAGACCTGCTGAAGCTCGTGCTCATCCTGGTCGTCGTTTGGCTCGCGCTCAGCGTCGTCGAACAGGCGTTCGACATCGTCTTCGGCCTGTTCGGCTTCCTCCAGCCACTCATCGGCCTGCTTATCGCCATCGTCATCATCCTCTGGCTGCTCGACAGAATCTAG